Proteins co-encoded in one Neovison vison isolate M4711 chromosome 9, ASM_NN_V1, whole genome shotgun sequence genomic window:
- the LOC122916891 gene encoding galectin-3-like codes for MADNFSLNDALSGSGNPNPQGWPGQCGNQPAGAGGYPGASYPGAYPGQAPPGAYPGPTAPAYPGPPAPGAHPGQRSGPGAYPPPRQPSAPGAQPAAGAFGIRAGPLTVPYDLPLPGGVMPRMLITILGTTKPNANRFALDLKRGNDVAFHFNPRFREDNKRVIVCNTKLDNIWGKEERQATFPCKSGKPFKIQVLVESDHFKVVVNDAHLLQYNHWMKNLQEISKLGISGDLDLTSASHVMI; via the coding sequence ATGGCAGACAATTTTTCACTTAATGATGCTTTATCTGGGTCTGGAAACCCAAACCCTCAAGGATGGCCTGGTCAATGTGGAAACCAGCCTGCTGGTGCAGGGGGCTACCCAGGGGCCTCCTATCCTGGTGCCTACCCTGGACAGGCACCTCCAGGAGCCTACCCTGGCCCAACAGCTCCAGCTTATCCTGGACCACCTGCACCAGGAGCCCACCCTGGGCAACGGAGTGGGCCTGGGGCCTACCCGCCTCCTAGACAGCCAAGTGCTCCTGGAGCCCAGCCCGCTGCTGGCGCCTTTGGCATCCGTGCTGGACCACTGACTGTACCTTATGACCTGCCCTTGCCTGGAGGAGTCATGCCTCGAATGCTGATAACAATTCTGGGCACAACGAAGCCCAATGCAAACAGATTTGCTTTAGATCTCAAGAGAGGGAATGATGTTGCTTTCCACTTTAACCCACGCTTCAGGGAGGACAACAAGAGAGTCATTGTTTGCAATACAAAGCTGGATAAcatctggggaaaggaagaaagacaggcGACTTTCCCATGCAAAAGTGGTAAACCATTCAAAATACAAGTGCTGGTTGAATCTGACCACTTCAAGGTTGTGGTCAATGATGCTCACTTGTTGCAGTATAATCATTGGATGAAAAATCTCCAGGAAATCAGCAAACTGGGAATTTCTGGTGACCTAGATCTCACCAGTGCTTCACATGTTATGATATAA